In the genome of Myxococcus stipitatus, one region contains:
- a CDS encoding AraC family transcriptional regulator, with product MSPASPPAHTHAHWDSALRRDFEEKRRLTWIGPLSQGSLRVPRHAVVHSYAAVVLVLKGESHVRHAGELVLRAGDVHLIPPGDAHGREHSDAQALGLGFYLEALSDDPEEREARLRPLLRVRGGCHPVLRPTLAQRRRLLRWMRLMEEEQARSERGSDEASLALLRLVLIELERMSSPEAAVEPASVGLSRRALSYIETHCLEPLSLAKVARELGRSAPHVAQVVRQETGRSVGEWILECRMAEARSRLRHTDERVDIVAERVGYADVTHFIRLFRRVHGVTPAAWRRRMEAGVR from the coding sequence ATGTCGCCAGCCTCACCGCCCGCTCACACCCACGCCCACTGGGACTCCGCGCTCCGGCGCGACTTCGAGGAGAAGCGGCGGCTCACGTGGATTGGCCCGCTGTCGCAGGGCTCGCTGCGAGTCCCGCGTCACGCCGTCGTGCACTCCTACGCCGCGGTGGTGCTGGTGCTCAAGGGCGAGTCCCACGTGCGGCACGCGGGAGAGCTGGTGCTGCGCGCGGGAGACGTGCACCTCATCCCGCCTGGGGATGCGCATGGGCGGGAGCACTCGGATGCCCAGGCGCTGGGGCTGGGCTTCTACCTGGAGGCGCTGTCGGACGACCCGGAGGAGCGCGAGGCGCGGCTGCGGCCCCTGCTGCGCGTCCGGGGCGGATGTCACCCCGTGCTCCGTCCGACGCTCGCTCAGCGTCGGCGCCTGCTGCGCTGGATGCGGCTGATGGAAGAGGAGCAGGCGAGGAGCGAGCGGGGCAGTGACGAGGCGAGCCTGGCCCTGCTCCGGCTGGTGCTCATCGAGCTGGAGCGGATGAGCTCTCCGGAGGCCGCGGTGGAGCCCGCCTCGGTGGGGCTGAGCCGCCGCGCGCTGTCGTACATCGAGACCCACTGTCTGGAGCCGCTGTCGCTCGCGAAGGTGGCGCGGGAGCTGGGCCGCTCCGCGCCGCATGTCGCGCAGGTGGTGCGACAGGAGACGGGCCGCTCGGTGGGAGAGTGGATTCTCGAGTGTCGGATGGCCGAGGCGCGCAGCCGTCTGCGCCACACGGACGAGCGTGTCGACATCGTCGCGGAGCGCGTGGGGTACGCGGATGTGACGCACTTCATCCGTCTCTTCCGTCGCGTCCATGGTGTGACACCCGCCGCATGGAGGCGACGGATGGAGGCAGGGGTGCGCTGA
- a CDS encoding NAD(P)/FAD-dependent oxidoreductase, with the protein MSNLLEKDVVIVGGGPAGLSAALVLGRGRKRVLLCDAGTPRNARAEHMQGFVTRDGMPPSEFRAIGREQLRPYDVDLRDVRVASIQRAGSRFHVTLEDGVKVEARRVLLATGLVDEVPEVPGYRELWGHAVFQCPYCHGWEVRDRAWGLLANADASLYVDFALFLKGWSSNITLYTQGGFQLSAEQRERLVRAEVRIVEGRVQRLVLSADAKGLEAVELEDGTRVPQDVLVVHPPQRQVPLVRDLGLALDETGFVKVDATLETSLPGVYAAGDLTTRLQGALLSAAAGAQAAYRMNHLLNMEAVGAGPAK; encoded by the coding sequence ATGAGCAATCTTCTCGAGAAGGACGTGGTGATTGTCGGGGGCGGCCCCGCGGGCTTGAGCGCCGCGCTGGTGCTGGGGCGTGGGCGCAAGCGCGTGCTGCTCTGCGACGCGGGCACGCCGCGCAACGCGAGGGCGGAGCACATGCAGGGCTTCGTCACCCGGGATGGGATGCCGCCCTCGGAGTTCCGGGCCATCGGCCGCGAGCAGCTCCGCCCCTACGACGTCGACCTGCGCGACGTGCGCGTGGCGAGCATCCAGCGTGCGGGCTCGCGCTTCCACGTGACGCTGGAGGACGGCGTGAAGGTGGAGGCGCGCCGCGTGCTCCTGGCCACCGGCCTGGTGGATGAGGTCCCCGAGGTGCCGGGCTACCGCGAGCTCTGGGGGCACGCGGTCTTCCAGTGTCCCTACTGCCACGGGTGGGAGGTCCGGGACCGCGCCTGGGGCTTGCTCGCCAACGCGGACGCGAGCCTCTACGTCGACTTCGCCCTCTTCCTGAAGGGCTGGTCCTCGAACATCACGCTCTACACCCAGGGCGGCTTCCAGCTCTCGGCCGAGCAGCGCGAGCGGCTGGTCCGCGCGGAGGTGCGCATCGTGGAGGGCCGCGTCCAGCGGCTGGTGCTCTCGGCGGACGCGAAGGGGCTGGAGGCCGTGGAACTCGAGGATGGGACTCGGGTGCCGCAGGATGTCCTGGTGGTGCACCCGCCGCAGCGCCAGGTTCCGCTGGTGAGGGACCTGGGGCTCGCGCTGGATGAGACGGGCTTCGTGAAGGTGGATGCCACCCTGGAGACCTCCCTTCCCGGCGTCTACGCGGCGGGAGACCTCACCACCCGTCTGCAGGGCGCGCTGTTGTCCGCCGCCGCGGGAGCCCAGGCCGCCTATCGGATGAACCACCTGCTCAACATGGAGGCGGTGGGCGCGGGCCCCGCGAAGTGA
- a CDS encoding DUF3226 domain-containing protein — protein sequence MSRTPNPPFPTKPFGLLLVEGGDELRLSEAVAGSTIWSGLVAWKAQGREDLPNLARLATMDPSFGYARSVGVLFDMEDDTNKAQALAQQVLQILGGPPGAPAVHGAWVGQSRKLGVFIAPDGQQTGSIEKLCMQAVRSPQLAQCVNTFVACAGAPQTTQALRDKGWLSAYLSMLPSPLRFYQSLTEPQGIDPAHPAFDPLRAFLQSL from the coding sequence ATGAGCCGCACCCCGAATCCGCCTTTCCCGACGAAGCCATTTGGCTTGTTGCTCGTCGAGGGGGGAGACGAACTCCGGCTCAGTGAGGCGGTCGCGGGTTCGACCATCTGGTCCGGATTGGTGGCCTGGAAGGCCCAGGGGCGCGAAGACCTTCCCAATCTCGCCAGGCTCGCGACCATGGATCCGAGCTTCGGTTATGCGCGCAGCGTGGGTGTGTTGTTCGACATGGAAGATGACACGAACAAGGCTCAGGCCCTTGCCCAACAAGTCCTGCAGATTCTGGGAGGCCCCCCAGGCGCGCCAGCTGTTCATGGCGCGTGGGTGGGGCAGTCGCGAAAGCTGGGAGTATTCATCGCGCCAGACGGCCAGCAGACCGGCAGCATCGAGAAGCTCTGCATGCAAGCGGTCCGGAGTCCGCAACTGGCCCAGTGCGTGAACACGTTCGTGGCTTGTGCGGGCGCGCCTCAAACCACCCAGGCGCTCAGGGACAAGGGGTGGCTCAGCGCCTACCTCTCGATGCTCCCGTCTCCGCTCAGGTTCTACCAGTCACTGACAGAGCCACAGGGCATCGACCCAGCCCATCCCGCCTTCGACCCGCTCAGGGCCTTCCTCCAGAGCCTCTGA
- a CDS encoding AAA family ATPase produces the protein MLTSATVENFRGIERLHVEGLGRVNLIIGRNDSGKTALMEALELLWMPEDAGLVMAARQSARHPKADMKDFDDFWLPIFRRMDAERGFGVEGTDKRGARVKLTMAKSSDSPIEFDAETEALFGTPNTWELKWSIAMAGTPVEERAISFNGTGLHFPPRVSHNEGWVWIAPSPSIRAADLRILSKLKQQGHGDRVVGLLRLINDRVSGIELLAPTGERAAVFIELKHDGLLPLNMMGEGAKRGFELAVALSSREHPVLCIDEVENGLHHSAMEALWSWIAEASSTRDAQIFATTHSEECVEAACRAFAVRGDDGLRVIRLDKQEQETKAVIYDRNLVEAASRMGVEIRG, from the coding sequence TGTGGAGGGGCTGGGCCGTGTGAACCTCATCATCGGGAGGAACGACAGTGGCAAGACGGCGCTGATGGAGGCGCTGGAGTTGCTGTGGATGCCGGAGGATGCAGGGCTGGTGATGGCCGCGAGGCAGTCTGCTCGTCATCCAAAGGCGGACATGAAGGACTTCGATGATTTTTGGCTCCCTATTTTTCGGAGGATGGACGCGGAGCGAGGCTTTGGCGTCGAGGGAACGGATAAGCGGGGGGCACGTGTCAAGCTGACGATGGCGAAATCATCGGACTCTCCCATTGAGTTTGATGCGGAAACGGAAGCTCTTTTTGGGACCCCCAACACGTGGGAACTGAAGTGGAGCATTGCCATGGCTGGCACTCCAGTCGAGGAACGCGCCATCAGTTTCAATGGGACTGGCCTCCATTTCCCACCGAGGGTGTCGCACAACGAAGGTTGGGTCTGGATAGCTCCGAGCCCATCAATCAGGGCGGCAGATCTCAGGATTCTGTCAAAGCTGAAGCAGCAAGGACATGGGGATAGGGTTGTTGGGCTCTTGCGCCTCATCAACGACCGAGTTTCGGGCATTGAGTTGTTGGCTCCCACGGGAGAGCGCGCGGCGGTCTTCATCGAACTCAAGCATGATGGGCTGCTTCCTCTGAACATGATGGGGGAAGGAGCGAAGCGAGGCTTTGAACTCGCCGTGGCTCTTTCTTCACGTGAGCACCCCGTGCTCTGCATCGACGAAGTTGAGAATGGGCTCCATCACAGTGCGATGGAGGCACTATGGAGTTGGATTGCGGAGGCGTCGTCTACTCGGGACGCTCAGATCTTCGCGACGACTCATTCCGAAGAATGTGTTGAGGCCGCATGTCGTGCGTTCGCCGTGCGTGGTGATGATGGGCTCCGAGTCATTCGGTTGGACAAACAGGAGCAAGAGACGAAAGCCGTGATTTACGACCGGAATCTGGTCGAGGCTGCCTCTCGGATGGGCGTGGAGATTCGTGGATGA